Proteins from a genomic interval of Benincasa hispida cultivar B227 chromosome 7, ASM972705v1, whole genome shotgun sequence:
- the LOC120081648 gene encoding protein DETOXIFICATION 12-like, whose translation MENGKDCAMEETLLAKQKENNLSSTSRGVFLEEMKRVGYLAAPLVIVTFSQFMLQIITLMMVGHLGALALSSTAIAFSISAVTGFSVLLGLSSALETLCGQAYGAQQYQKVGVQTYTGMFCIFLICIPLSLSWLFLEKLLLFAGQDPLISHEAGKFIVWLIPGLFGSAFLQPLVRYFQSQSLVIPMVIFSCITLCFHIPFCWLMVYKAGLRNLGGALSMSLSYWLNVILLALYMKFSPRCEKTRGVISMELFQGIREFFSLAIPSAVMVCLEWWSFELIILLSGLLPNPELETSVLSVCLNTIATLYSIAYGLGAAGSTRVSNELGAGNPQAARRATSVVVFLAILETSILSTILFALRHVFGYTFSNEKDVVAYVASMAPLICVSVILDGIQGVLSGIARGCGWQHIGAYVNLGAFYLCGVPVAALLGFLVHLRGRGLWIGIQIGAFVQAMLLSFITIRINWEEQARRAGERLLISESSYP comes from the exons ATGGAGAACGGGAAGGATTGCGCCATGGAAGAGACTTTACTGGCGAAGCAGAAGGAAAACAATCTCTCTTCAACATCCAGAGGTGTTTTTCTGGAAGAGATGAAGAGAGTAGGATACTTGGCAGCGCCGTTGGTCATCGTCACTTTCTCGCAGTTTATGTTGCAGATTATCACGTTGATGATGGTTGGTCATCTCGGtgctcttgctctctccagcACTGCCATAGCCTTTTCCATTTCTGCAGTTACAGGCTTCAGCGTTCTC TTAGGCTTGTCCAGTGCCCTCGAAACTCTATGTGGACAAGCTTATGGAGCTCAACAATATCAAAAAGTTGGAGTTCAGACTTACACTGGTATGTTTTGCATCTTCTTAATTTGCATTCCTCTGTCCCTATCTTGGCTCTTCTTGGAAAAGCTACTTCTATTCGCTGGTCAAGATCCTCTGATTTCGCACGAAGCTGGGAAATTCATTGTTTGGCTGATTCCTGGGCTCTTTGGTTCCGCATTTCTTCAACCACTTGTAAGATATTTCCAGTCACAAAGCTTAGTAATTCCCATGGTCATTTTCTCTTGCATCACTCTCTGCTTCCACATACCATTTTGTTGGTTAATGGTGTACAAGGCTGGACTCAGAAATCTGGGGGGAGCATTATCTATGAGTTTGTCATATTGGCTGAATGTGATTTTGCTAGCATTGTACATGAAATTCTCGCCCAGGTGTGAGAAAACTCGTGGAGTCATTTCTATGGAGCTGTTTCAAGGAATTCGAGAGTTCTTTAGCTTGGCAATTCCTTCTGCGGTGATGGTTTG CCTTGAATGGTGGTCATTTGAGCTGATTATCTTACTATCAGGGCTGCTGCCGAATCCAGAGCTTGAAACTTCAGTTTTATCTGTTTG TCTCAATACAATTGCTACCCTTTATTCAATAGCATATGGACTTGGTGCTGCAGGAAG CACAAGAGTTTCCAATGAACTAGGTGCTGGGAATCCGCAGGCGGCTCGTCGAGCAACAAGCGTTGTTGTATTCCTCGCCATCTTGGAAACCTCAATATTGAGCACAATCCTTTTTGCTCTTCGTCACGTCTTTGGTTATACTTTCAGCAATGAGAAGGATGTTGTGGCTTATGTTGCCTCCATGGCACCTCTGATTTGCGTATCTGTGATATTGGACGGCATACAGGGTGTCCTTTCAG GCATTGCTAGAGGGTGTGGATGGCAGCACATTGGTGCATATGTAAACTTGGGGGCCTTCTATCTTTGTGGGGTTCCAGTTGCTGCCCTTCTTGGTTTCTTGGTGCATCTGAGAGGAAGAGGCCTTTGGATTGGCATACAAATTGGGGCTTTTGTGCAAGCCATGTTGCTCTCCTTCATTACAATTCGAATAAATTGGGAAGAACAG